DNA from Alnus glutinosa chromosome 2, dhAlnGlut1.1, whole genome shotgun sequence:
CACCAATAAACCATAAGAGGCTGAAATACTTTATTTCATTCATCCATCATCACCTCAAAACGATAAGCTACAGAGGTAACTTTCATGTTGAAGTACTTCTTTAAGCGAGCCAAACCAGGTTGTTTCATGGTGAAGTATTTACAGGCTAAGTATCCTATTAGATAAACAAGCTGCTATTCTTTCTAGAAGTTGCATATTACAAAAGGCGTCCTCTGCTCCACAAATTACCAAAAGAATTTGCAAGCTGCCCTAGCCAGAAATGACGCCAATTCTTCATAAACATCACTTTGAGTATTCTCTAAATTCTGCATCAAACACAGAAAAATGTCGTAGTATCTTTTTGAACATCACCCATCACTCAAAGCTGCTTAAGGTATGACCAAGATAAGCAGTCTTTCGTGAGAAATTAGTTATATCTTGCTATTTACCATCGAGAGCTATGAACTTCAAGGTGCCTctggagttttgttcttaagATATCTTATCTAGTACTAATAAATTCTATTCTATTTGCTAagttttttggataaaaaaatttccttataggattttattttgttagtaATTAACCTACACTATTTTGTTTGACCCAAACTTCTAGGTACCTAATAAAGGAGATATTACAACAGTCAAGCGAAAGGCCGATGATCAGATTGTCtcagaagaaaagaggaaaaagaagaaaaagaagcaagttGCCACTCCTCGTCCTGCATGCTCATGGGTGTACTTTAGGTAATGCTTTTCCTTGAAGTAAGACCTACTTTTTCTAAGCAAATACGTGTTTGGGTTATTATTTCCAACAACCTAATCTCTAAATTAATATTATAGCCGGGAGTTTATCAAGGAGTATAGTGCTTCCCATCCTGAGTCCTCTGGCCTTAAAGCTGTGAGCCTCTTGATTGACTTTTAAATTGAGTAGCAATGcattttatttgtatctatATTTAAAGAAATGATTGGATGTAATGCCTTTTTCCATTTCAGGCCACAAAGGCTGCATCGGATGCTTGGAAGTCTATGAGCCTAGAGGAGAAAGCAAAATACACTAAGCGTTCTCGTGAAGTGTGGGATAAGTACTTGAGTACATCTCCTGCCTGTAGCCCCAAGCCAAGGAAACAGGTAATGCAGATTTCtcggtgatttttttttttttttttctgagtttgCATCTGGTGAATTTTACAGCTTCTACAATGCAGAGTAAACTTGTAACAAGATGCTCTCCTGGACGCTTATTCAATGTGTTACAGCGTCTCACACCTGAACAGAAGGCTGTGGTGAAGAGCATGGGATTTGGAAGCCTCCTTGGCCTTAGATGTAGAACACTCCGCCGCAGTTTGTGCCTTTGGCTATTGGAGAGGTTCAACACTACAAGATGTAGCTTGGAGATTTGTGGTGAGAGGGTTCCTTTATGCCCAAAAGATGTGGAGCTTGTGATGGGATTAGCGGCTAGTGGAAAGGATGTAGTGAACTCAGGGCCAGATGATTTTATTGCAGACTTGCGCCATAGTTACAATGCTACAAATCATGGGATTTCAGTGCGATTTTTAGAGGAGCGGTTGGCAGCTCCAGAAGCAGGAGAGGATTTTAAGAGATCGTTTGTCCTCTATGCATTAGGCACTCTGCTGTCCCCAACAGCGAGGCTGGATGTTAGCCCATCGTTCCTCCACTTTTTGACAAATATGGATGTAGTCCATCAGTACAACTGGGGGAAATTCTTACTTGACCGGCTTGTTCGAGAAGTATCTCGCTTTCATCAAGGGAAGCAACGGGCAGTTGGTGGTTGTCTGTTGTTTCTCCAGGTAAATAGATTCTTATAAGTAAGCTGTGATGACTTTATCTTAaactattcaaatatattattGATTTCACAGAACTTATATTTCTTTTCAGCTCTTTTACTATGAGAGCATCTCCATTGAGGGATGTGCTCCTTTGTCCAGTGCAGTTGTTCCATGCTTGTCTTCATGGGGTGAGGAGGAGATTACTGAGAGAGAAAGACGAGAAAAAGAACTTGGTGGCTATGGTTTAGGACAGGTACATTCAAATTTGCAATTTGGTATAAGTACGTATGCATTTATCAAGCTAGCTGCTTTTGTGCAGGTGATACGCAAGGAGAGGTGCCTTGGTATGGAGTCCTCAGAGTGCAGAGATCAACTGGATGGCCAATCAGTAGACAGCATAAGCATCACGGTTAAGCTTGGTCCTGTTTTTGAACAGGAGGGGAAACAGGTATTCACGACATTGAGATTCTTGAGAATaattttgggcttgtttggtaaagttTCGAAAAGCAATTtcgttttgtgttttgaaaagtttttttgaaaaagtgaaaattaaaaagtgttGCCTTTGTGGACCACATCTGAAAAAGTGTTGCTGCCAGTAGGAGCCACATTTAAAAATTCGTTTGGAAAACTAAAAAGTGtttctaaaaagcaaaaaattggAAGGTGTTTTGATTCGTTTTTTCAAAatgtaaaagaaacaaaacaaaaaaagcataatagtaataataataataaactggAGGCTGGCCTCTACAGGTGGCAGTCGCCATACAGCGTCCACATCTGAAAAAGTGAGtatgtgttttcaaaatattcttatgtGAAGGTGAGGAAAATTTTCTAaaggtgtttttgtgttttgcgttttgttttctaaaaagtattttgttttttgtgttgaAAAGAGTGTTAGTGGTGGGAGTTACATCTTGTTACTCGTTTGGATAACattgtttgaaaaatgttttttagcgtttaaaaagcaaaaagtatTTGCAAAGTTTGCCTTACGGgcctttcttttatattttgttttgtgttttgaaaagtatttttgaaaaagtgaaaattaaaaaatgttgcCTTTGTGGACCACATCTAAAAGGTGTTGCCTATAGGAGCCACATTTAAAAATTCGTTTGGAAAACTAAAAAGTGtttctaaaaagcaaaaaattggaaggtgttttgatttattttttcaaaatgtaaaagaaacaagacaaaaaaagcataatagtaataataataataaactggAGGCTGGCCTCCACAGGTGGCAGTCGCCATACAgtctctacttttttttaaaaaagaaattaattattattattattattattatataacaAGGCCAGCGTCCACATCTGAAAAGTATGTGTTTTCAAAATACTCTTATGTGAAGGTGAgggaagttttctaaaaagtgtttttgtgtttcatgttttgttttctaaaaagtattttgtgttgaAAAGAGTGTTAGTGGTGGGAGCTACATCTCATTACTCGTTTGGATAACATTGtttgaaaaatgtattttagcGTTTTAAAAGCAAAAGGTATTTGCAAAGTTTGCCATACAagcctttattttatattttgtttttttttcataggtAATATAACTCATGCATCCATATGAGATTGAACGAGTGATTTCACCTCCCACCTTTACTTATTGGGAGAGGAGAAGAATGGCAAAATTATGTAaaacgattttttattttattttatttaatcaataagttttgtaaaaacaaaatttttttgtcCGTCCTTTTCATATGGCAACCAAATAGCCTTGTATATTTTTAATGGAATGTCAGCAGATTTGGAGGGAAAAATATGGTCTGCAATGACTTGGTTGCCATTTTCTCAATGATGGACCACAAGAAGAGCATTTTACACTCTATCTTTGCCCCTTTAAGTGcagtatataaataaaaattttaatgttGAGTTTGCAACTTATTATAATAttatcactttttctttttaatatcttttattattattattattattctttttgcaATCCAAAGTTGAAATCCTGGCTCTGTCCCTCTTATGTCTAGCCAAGATGTGTTGTTCAGCCGTAGGCTTAGTTTTGTCTTGAGCTTGACCTGTTTGCCTTGATATTGGAAAGAATATTATTGCATGACAAAAATGTTTCTTTTTCTGCACAACTTAGGCTGGGTACAAGTGACACACATCTAAGGTCCATTCACCTAATAACTGTATTATAACCTATTAAAGGATCACCCTCCTTATAAGGACAAATATTTGACAGTGTGTGTTGTTGTGCTTCTCTATTTCATAGGCTGACAAAGAACAAATGAACGGGGAGATTACTATGGATGAGGTTGTCAACTCTCTGactctttctctttgtttttcttttttaaatttgctTCTTGGCGCCACTTTCCTCTTAACAACAAAGTCACATGACAGTGGGGAGGGGTTGTGATATGTATAGTTTCATATGTTTTAATCAATCTAGGAGGACATACATTTAGAGATGAATCCTTGACATCACCTCTCTTGTTTATATGCTGTGACAAGACTCATGGCATTAATGGGTGTTGCCAGCGGAGCATTATCTTTGATCATAGTGTAACTGTAGACGGGCGTAATTGCGTAAATACAATTTGATGGTTATGTAGGACATGATATTGGTTGATATACTATGATACACATGTATAATGTATAAAACAACCggtaaaaagagaagaaaagaaatcagATCTAATTGAAATTATACACTAGAATGATAAAATGTACACAACAGTTTGGTCAATATACATAATGTACTAAAACTTTGTATTAATGGATTATCTTATTGGTTTTCTGAAGTATATATATGGTCTGGATATTAAATATCTGTTTACATCCTAGAAGGTTTTATGACTAAAATTACAGTAAACATCCTCTTCTGCTTAACAATTGGGAGATCACTGTTTTCACCAGTATACTATGGCCGCATCTGTTGCAGAATGGAGAATAATAATTAAGAGTGTCTCAAAATATTATCTGTTTTTTTCCTCTTAAACGATGGGGATCGTATAATCATAGTACTTCTGATGAAAAGAAATTAGGATATCTCAATGTATTGCTCACCcaacaaaaaattgaagataaaagaaagtATTGTTCATATAGGCTGTTTATCAGGAAGTAGAAATTGGCATTGTTAGTGTCTTGAGATACACCATCCAGCAGATAgatttattgttttaaattcattttcCTGAATCGGACCATAAACTTCTGATACCAGTGTTTTCTTTTGCTTGAGAAAGTCTTTCCCTATTACGTTATATATAATAGAAATGAAAGATTTATTAAGGAGTTTGACCCTAAGTGCATAAAAGTGTATtcattcattttattattatataattttaaggacGGGCTTGGTTGATATGATTCTACAGGAAGAGATGCCAATTCTTATTAGGAGTGAAAATATTGTCTGTGGGGACATTGAGGTGGTTGTTGATTCAGTCAGAATGCCGTGCCGGAACAAAGAGTACGGTTGCAATGAAACAGTGGATTACATGAATAATGACCATGAAGAAACTTGCACCTATGCCCCATGTTCATGCCCACTTCTAGACTGCAACTTTGTTGGCTCATCTGATCAGTTGTCACTACACTTCAGCAGTAAACATTGGGATTCTGGAAGGCGCTTCAGGTATAATAGCCCATTGGCTGTCTTCTTAGGGATTAATGAACAGTTCCTTGTTCTTCAAGCAGAGGAGGATGGTGTTCTTTTTCTCCTGAACAAGGGTGTTGAAAGTATTGGGAACACTGTCATGATAACTTGTATTGGACCAAGCTCATCATCAAAGGGAAGGTTCTTGTATGATCTTGTATCAGGAAGAGGAACCAGCTCTTTGAGATTAAAATCAGTGACAGAGACTTTTCCAGGACGGGTGGAAGGTTTTCCCCCAACGGATTTTCTTCTGATTCCATTTCGTTTCCTTAGTAGGCCTGGGCATATCAACTTGGATGTTTGTATATGGAATTCTACAGAGCTTGGTGCAGATTGCCCTTGATTAGTCGTCTGTAAAGGGTTATAGTATACAACTTTCCTCTCTTTCAGAGGTCTTAGAAATATACCTTGTAAATTATGATCTGAGAAATCAGAATGGAATATCTTACTGATTGCCCTggacaaacaaataaacagatTCATAGAATGTTGACTAAGATCAATGTAGTCTCTTATTGCTGATCTATAACTAAGAGTTGAAGAGTGTAAAGTTAATGGGGCTTGCATTCTGTTCCGAAGTTTTCCTCTCTCGGCTTCTCCGGGACTAGTCTTTTGCCATGCAAGAAATTCCAGCACCCTCCTTCCTTTCCCCACCATAACTAAAACTATGAAAACAGTGCCATTATCAGGATCACAATGATAAACACCAGACAAGCTGCTTGAAGTTAGACTATTTTGCATGTTGGAACATCAAAAGTCAGTCATCTATATCAAGCTCGAATCATGACAAGAGTTGGAATACATGCTTCTAGGATGCCGATTGCCAAGTCTTCCAATAAAACCATGTCTGTATAACATATCAACACAATTTACTAGGAGAGCTAATCTCCATGCAAATGCTGTTGTCAAATGAACTGCTTTTCATCCTTATTATGGAAGTATTCTCacctctctttattttctttcctagGTTAGATTCAAGAGTGGGAAAGACCTGCCTTAATCCCTTCCCTTTTcccggatatatatatatatatatatatatatatatatatatatatatatatatatatatatatatatatatatatatatatatatatatatatatatatatataaactcaatTTCGTtttctaagaaaagaaaatcaggtCAAATCAACCAAGCCTGAAGCCAAGACTCTTCTTGTGAGATTCAACTATAAAGGTAGCCAATAAGCATTTCCCAAGCAAACTACTCAAAATAGATATCATGGCTTCACTTGTTAATTTTTGACGAATGGGTTCTGAGAAATTACTTTTTAAGTGCAAAGATGACAGGATTTCCTTCTAGATCGAAATTGGAAATGAAATTCGAGAATAGAAATTTCTGAAGGATTATAACTTAAAAAAGTGTCTTCAGCCACAGTGACAGATGATATTAGTCAGCATGATCATGCAAAACAAGCAACAAAAGGTAGCCCATGTAGGTTTAGAGTGCGTTTTCACACTAGGATTCCGGGATTTTGTAGATCAgaattgcaattttaaattaaattgcaaaaaatatcGTTTTagagtgcgtttttaaaaaattgcgatttaaaatatagaaatatatgtgttttcaaatcgcaggcaactgcatgagttttaaaaaacacacgattttaaagactaaaccgtaattttaaaaactcaaatCGCACGTTTTAAAGTCTTAAATTCAAACAGACCAAAGTGATTCCAACCGGCAACCAGGATCATTCTCAAACGCTCAAACTGGGCTTGGACTGCGCTTTATAAGTTAACCCAAGTGAACCCAACCTGCCCGAGCCGCCTTAGCCTCTTCTTGAACGGAGCACTCAAATGAAACAACGGATGTAGTAGATAACATACACGTACAGATATATAGTACCGGCAAAAGCAAAGGTAAAACTTCAGTAGCCGTtgaacacagagagagagagagacagcgaGGAATGAATTCCTCGCTGATGCTTCGTCGTTGTTTCTGTTTCCAGAGTTCCacctcttcttcttgttcttcttctctaAGCGTCTGTTCCAAGAAGAAGCCCCTTGTCTTCTTGGGCTCTCCTCAGGTACGCTCTCTCTTTCGTTTGCTGTGTCTATCTTTGGTATTTTGGTCTCTAACGAAATGGGTATTCTTGTAGGTCTCTGCAACAGTCCTTGATGCCCTTCTCTGTGCATCTAGTGCTCCAGACTCCTCGTTTGAGGTATTGGACCATAATTTCATTCCATTATATTCAACTGACTTTTGTTCCGTCAGTTTCATATCTGTCGTATGACTTGGAGTGTTTATTTTACTATTTGTTTGATTGGGGTTACTTTTACAGGTTTATATCATTAGGATTCTTagcatatttttaattaagcctTTAATTCTAATCTTACTCTGTGAAGATTAATTTAATGGCCAGGGTGCATTTGTCAGTGTGTCTTTGAATGTGTAGTTAAACATAGAGACACTGCATATGATCATGGAATGTGTCTTTGGTTTACACGTTAGTTAGATCTCAAGCCATGCCAAAATGAGGAATAGACCATGACTGTGTAATGCTCAGTGTAAAAGTTAGTTCGTTTAGCCATCAGAAAAAGGTTATAGGGACTGTTAACGTTTAGATTGTTTTGATAATTATGTTTAGCTGTATAAAATGAGAGGTTGATGTTATTGATTGCTAATTTGGTATGGTTTAGGTTGCAGCAATTGTTACTCAGCCACCTTCTAGAAGGAATAGGGGGGGAAAGGTGATGCCTTCTCCATTGGCTGAGTATGCTCTCGACAGAGGCTTCTCTTCTGACCTCATTTTCACACCCGAGAGGGCTGGGGAGGTAATCAATGTTTTCTGCTCCTGAAATTTATGCTTAAGTAGTAGTTAAAGTAGTGATTGGGTTCATTTACAACATTCAAGCCTGGTCTTTCGACCAAATGGCAAGAGGAGGAAGGTGAAGCCGCTTGTTCAATCCCGTAAGTGGTGTTTGAGTTTGTGTGTCTGGGTGAAATCCTGCACTAGACctacattttcttcttattgCAGAAGTTTGTAAACTCGTTCTTTCCATTTGACagtattgcaattttattttagttttttcaaatttaattggGTTATGTCTCTCATTATCTTTTGTTGtaataaatttaaacttatagaaaaaaaaggggttgaGAATGTTTgctacattaaaaaaattgtctgCCAGTGGGTTTTTATACCGAAAAGGAACTATGGGAATGCAAATTTGGTGCTTGCAAACTTTTAATCaagtaaataatattttctttcttactCAAGTTTCAGAACATTAAGTGAAGCTATAGTAAAAGACTAAATCTTTTTAATTGTTATCATTTTTAGTCTAGAAACAATCATTTTAACTTCATCTGGAATAGATGGCAGACCATAGGAAGagattcatttttctttctatatgCAGGACATGTTCTTGTCAAATTTAAAAGCTTTGGATCCAGAACTCTGCATTACAGCAGCATATGGGAATATTTTACCCAGCAAGTTTCTCAATATTCCACCATCGGGTTAGTCAAACATATTCTTTTCTAACAAAATTCAGAATATTGTGCCTCCTACTTCTTTGTTAAACATGGCATGAGTGTCAATGTGACCGCATTTTGTTTGTCACATAAATATgccatttaaaatgtttgagCATACCCAATTAATTGTTGAATCACctcttatcccaaaagcttaaactaataagaagaggtaaatttaatcatttaatcaatactataacactccccctcacgtgtatgctcaaactcttttttaataggtgaggcccaacacgtgaggcccaacacgtgaaatatttaattgaaatggaaggtgAATGATGGAGACAAGATTCGAACTTAAGAtctctgctctgataccatgttaaatcaccatttattctaaaattttaagcTAATAgtaagatgtaaatttaattattttatcaatactATAACATTACTCACacattgctttgataccatggaaaaaagagtaataattTATCTTGCTTATCGTTTGGGGGGTTTATTATAAGGTCCAAGTTTTTACTCTTGCCTCCAATGTTTTCATTGGAAAAAGCCTATGGGTTGCATATTATGTGAGGTACAGACCTTGGGCTTGAGTTGTAAGCCTCATGATTTTTGTGCCTTATGCGTGTGTTCACCTACACGTGTCTGTATATAGGTATTGATGTATATTTGTTTTGTCATTTGGTTTCccattaataaataaactatttGGATATGTTTAACCATCATAATAGCCAAGATATATAAACTAGAAAATGTTCTTTTGGGAAATGTGGGAGCAAGAAACCAtactttcactttttattatttcttgtgGTAGAGGGATTAGGTTTCTTTGGCATTATGAGGAAATCTTCCAATATGTCATAGCAATTTATTATCACTCAATAGTAATGGCTATTGAAATCTCTCAATAGTTTCTCAATGCTGAATTTAAATTGTGTTTGCGTGTGTATGTCTCtttatgtgtgtgtgagtgtgcATGCATTTGATATTATTAAGAAACCTATTTAACGTCTTAATCATAAAGGTTTCTGGTAGGTTTGGTGTCACAGTCTTAGCTGGAGGCTAGTTCACAGTGCGGCCTTGCTATCCCCAAGTGGGCAGCAAGTAAATGAGTATCTCATAAGGCGCTTACGCACACACAATGACAATAATATGtaagaatttttatttagaAGAGTAAAGCAATGCTCCAAAATAGTGTAGTTGTCACAATACACAAATTTTGAGGGAAAGTGGCTACTTGTATTAATGTAAAGAGAGTGGTTACAATGGTGAGAGCTGGAgggaaaagctttacaaagagactCACCTGTATACCAGCGTGCTAGGCCAACGGTCCACTAACTAGGCACTCCCCCCTAAAGGGCATTCTGGGCTGTGACCCACCTGGCAGAAGGAAATATCAGTAAGCATGAACAAGCATAAAGCCATTTTTCTACTTAAATCTCAGTTTTGTGTCAGGGAAGTTAGAACACTTTATCAAGTTCTGTCTGTAAATTCTAACTGTGGTCTCAGTTTCCCTCAATCTTGGGCCCAAAACCTATTTCTAGTATGCTCATAAGTTTACATAAGTACATAAATGCTGGTAAGGCTCTTACTTTGAAAAGTAAGTTCAAGAATGCTAGAAGAGCTTAGTTTGGGAGTTGAGGCAAGCGTCCATGGTAAAGCAAAGAGGTCCTAGACAAGCTTTGGCCTGTGACGTTTGGCATGCACCTGTTGTAAAACTTGACGTCTGAGGCTTGCTCCTTTAATTTGGATTTTGAGACAAGTTTCTTGTGTCATAGCCATTGGCACGTTTCAAAGGGGTAGATGGCATGCTTGTGTTTGAAACAATTTCTTGCCAGTTTCGTTGTCTATTGTTGCCATCAAGCGTGTATTGAACCATATCCTTCATTTCATTTGGTCTTGTAATATGATTTTTACTTGTAATCTTATTCATTTAAAATTCAACCTTTTAAGCTTTGTTATACTGGTGTCCATCAGCTAGACCTCCTTGTGCACATACCATCTGATAAATCTCCAGATTATCCAATTCATTCATGTTTTGCATGGCCCCAGAAAAAAACATTGAATAACTGAATCATAAAGTTTCACCACTTCTAAGCTTCAAGCAATCAATCAACAGTTATTTGACAGGTATCACCCGAGACTTTAGTTCAACCAATTTCCAAAGTTTTGCAGGAAATGACTGCTCCAACATCCAACCTATGGATGGTGAACACTTTTTAttgatagtatttatttttaccAACACCATTCTATTGCAGAAAAGTTTTTAATGTAGTTTGGCATCTGTGAATTTTGCACTTACCAAAAaagaattttgtgtttttgctaGTGTTGTATATTTTGTCATGTAAAACATACTAGATTCTAAATTTTCAAGTGATATGATTCATATGAAGCCTGAAAAGATCTGAATCTGAAAAGCTTAATCAACTATGGCGATGTGAGCGTGCCCTCTAAGAGTAGGAAAGGAAAGGCTCAAGTTTTGTGGGTTTCGGGTTTTAGGGtaggtccttgtgggtttgtttgggcttttcttttgttgctttGAGTGCTCTTTGTGGGTTTTGTGCTTTAGGGCTTAGGTCcctgtgggtttgtttgggtttcgtTTTGTGGGCTAgttcgggtttgagggcttttggTTTTGAGGGTTtggtgggtttctttctttttttgggctttttttttttttttcgcgtTCTAGCTAagtgctttctcttgtatacttccggtgtactaggggcgccttacgcttttaataagccaagtttattacttaaaaaaaaaaagatgttctACAAAAATTTCAGagattcaaatttaattttctcagGGACAGTGAATATACACCCTAGTCTGCTGCCACTGTACCGTGGTGCTGCTCCTGTTCAAAGAGCATTGCAGGTTCTTTATTTTTGTAGGTTTATGATGTTCATTGTGTTAAATACTTAATACACTTCTTCCTTCTAAAGTGTGTATAGTGACATCTGTAAATTTATGCATTAGGATGGTGTTAAAGAAACAGGAGTATCATTGGCCTTCACGGTTCGTGCACTTGATGCTGGACCTGTCATTGCCTGTGAAAGATTGGAAGTTGATGATCAAATTAAGGTATGCTTATCTGGAATTACTACATTGATTATGGAGCATATAGAGGCTTAAGTTTAAGGATTCTGCTAGTCTTTATTTTTGCCTAGTCCTATTTGAAAGTGTCATGGATTTGTCTGAATCAATTACTCCATAACATGAATTTGGAGGCAAGATCTATCAAGTTTGATAAAATCTTATTGACCGTGTCTTGTATGTTAAATATCAAGATGTCAGTTATTTGTTAACCTGCAATTGTTCAGCTTTTATCCttctttgttattattattgttctattttttgGGAAGGGGCTCCTTCATTTGCTTCACTTTATTGTCCCTCTCTTTGCAAGCACAGACTCACTGCTGTATCTGCATTTAGCTTCAGTCTTAGTGTGCATTTTTAGCTGAGGCATTGTAAGagttaattttataaattattcgaaactctctctctctctctctctgtttggaTGATACTCATAATGTCCTCTTTATCTGCCTTGAAATGCAATGACTGCTTTCTGTTTGTTAAGCGCCTTCTAACTAACCTTAAAATACTTTGCTTACAGGCACCTGATTTACTTGAATTGCTATTTTCTGAAGGTGCGGTTTTTTGTTAGTATCTAAATTTAGTATTAATATGTCAAACATTCATGCAATTGATTAACTATAGCTACTTCATCTTTGTACCTAAAGCTGAAATTGTGTTACCCGAGAATGATATAGTTGTGCTTGCTAATGCTATAGGCCAGGGTGTCTTGGTCAATTATTATTCCAATTGTTTTACAGATGAACACACAAAAAT
Protein-coding regions in this window:
- the LOC133859343 gene encoding uncharacterized protein LOC133859343 isoform X4, encoding MSLEEKAKYTKRSREVWDKYLSTSPACSPKPRKQSKLVTRCSPGRLFNVLQRLTPEQKAVVKSMGFGSLLGLRCRTLRRSLCLWLLERFNTTRCSLEICGERVPLCPKDVELVMGLAASGKDVVNSGPDDFIADLRHSYNATNHGISVRFLEERLAAPEAGEDFKRSFVLYALGTLLSPTARLDVSPSFLHFLTNMDVVHQYNWGKFLLDRLVREVSRFHQGKQRAVGGCLLFLQLFYYESISIEGCAPLSSAVVPCLSSWGEEEITERERREKELGGYGLGQVHSNLQFGISTYAFIKLAAFVQVIRKERCLGMESSECRDQLDGQSVDSISITVKLGPVFEQEGKQADKEQMNGEITMDEEEMPILIRSENIVCGDIEVVVDSVRMPCRNKEYGCNETVDYMNNDHEETCTYAPCSCPLLDCNFVGSSDQLSLHFSSKHWDSGRRFRYNSPLAVFLGINEQFLVLQAEEDGVLFLLNKGVESIGNTVMITCIGPSSSSKGRFLYDLVSGRGTSSLRLKSVTETFPGRVEGFPPTDFLLIPFRFLSRPGHINLDVCIWNSTELGADCP
- the LOC133859343 gene encoding uncharacterized protein LOC133859343 isoform X3; translated protein: MKIADNANLQVEVPNKGDITTVKRKADDQIVSEEKRKKKKKKQVATPRPACSWVYFSREFIKEYSASHPESSGLKAATKAASDAWKSMSLEEKAKYTKRSREVWDKYLSTSPACSPKPRKQSKLVTRCSPGRLFNVLQRLTPEQKAVVKSMGFGSLLGLRCRTLRRSLCLWLLERFNTTRCSLEICGERVPLCPKDVELVMGLAASGKDVVNSGPDDFIADLRHSYNATNHGISVRFLEERLAAPEAGEDFKRSFVLYALGTLLSPTARLDVSPSFLHFLTNMDVVHQYNWGKFLLDRLVREVSRFHQGKQRAVGGCLLFLQLFYYESISIEGCAPLSSAVVPCLSSWGEEEITERERREKELGGYGLGQVIRKERCLGMESSECRDQLDGQSVDSISITVKLGPVFEQEGKQADKEQMNGEITMDEEEMPILIRSENIVCGDIEVVVDSVRMPCRNKEYGCNETVDYMNNDHEETCTYAPCSCPLLDCNFVGSSDQLSLHFSSKHWDSGRRFRYNSPLAVFLGINEQFLVLQAEEDGVLFLLNKGVESIGNTVMITCIGPSSSSKGRFLYDLVSGRGTSSLRLKSVTETFPGRVEGFPPTDFLLIPFRFLSRPGHINLDVCIWNSTELGADCP
- the LOC133859343 gene encoding uncharacterized protein LOC133859343 isoform X1; protein product: MKIADNANLQVEVPNKGDITTVKRKADDQIVSEEKRKKKKKKQVATPRPACSWVYFSREFIKEYSASHPESSGLKAATKAASDAWKSMSLEEKAKYTKRSREVWDKYLSTSPACSPKPRKQSKLVTRCSPGRLFNVLQRLTPEQKAVVKSMGFGSLLGLRCRTLRRSLCLWLLERFNTTRCSLEICGERVPLCPKDVELVMGLAASGKDVVNSGPDDFIADLRHSYNATNHGISVRFLEERLAAPEAGEDFKRSFVLYALGTLLSPTARLDVSPSFLHFLTNMDVVHQYNWGKFLLDRLVREVSRFHQGKQRAVGGCLLFLQLFYYESISIEGCAPLSSAVVPCLSSWGEEEITERERREKELGGYGLGQVHSNLQFGISTYAFIKLAAFVQVIRKERCLGMESSECRDQLDGQSVDSISITVKLGPVFEQEGKQADKEQMNGEITMDEEEMPILIRSENIVCGDIEVVVDSVRMPCRNKEYGCNETVDYMNNDHEETCTYAPCSCPLLDCNFVGSSDQLSLHFSSKHWDSGRRFRYNSPLAVFLGINEQFLVLQAEEDGVLFLLNKGVESIGNTVMITCIGPSSSSKGRFLYDLVSGRGTSSLRLKSVTETFPGRVEGFPPTDFLLIPFRFLSRPGHINLDVCIWNSTELGADCP
- the LOC133859343 gene encoding uncharacterized protein LOC133859343 isoform X2 — translated: MVPNKGDITTVKRKADDQIVSEEKRKKKKKKQVATPRPACSWVYFSREFIKEYSASHPESSGLKAATKAASDAWKSMSLEEKAKYTKRSREVWDKYLSTSPACSPKPRKQSKLVTRCSPGRLFNVLQRLTPEQKAVVKSMGFGSLLGLRCRTLRRSLCLWLLERFNTTRCSLEICGERVPLCPKDVELVMGLAASGKDVVNSGPDDFIADLRHSYNATNHGISVRFLEERLAAPEAGEDFKRSFVLYALGTLLSPTARLDVSPSFLHFLTNMDVVHQYNWGKFLLDRLVREVSRFHQGKQRAVGGCLLFLQLFYYESISIEGCAPLSSAVVPCLSSWGEEEITERERREKELGGYGLGQVHSNLQFGISTYAFIKLAAFVQVIRKERCLGMESSECRDQLDGQSVDSISITVKLGPVFEQEGKQADKEQMNGEITMDEEEMPILIRSENIVCGDIEVVVDSVRMPCRNKEYGCNETVDYMNNDHEETCTYAPCSCPLLDCNFVGSSDQLSLHFSSKHWDSGRRFRYNSPLAVFLGINEQFLVLQAEEDGVLFLLNKGVESIGNTVMITCIGPSSSSKGRFLYDLVSGRGTSSLRLKSVTETFPGRVEGFPPTDFLLIPFRFLSRPGHINLDVCIWNSTELGADCP